In the Sandaracinus amylolyticus genome, GGAGCTCGCGCGCGCCGGCGCGCGCGGCGCGGAGAGCCCCGAGGATCTCGCGCAGATGCTCGCGCCGCCGCGCCTCGTCTGGCTGATGGTCCCCGCCGGCGCGCCGGTCGACGTCGCGCTCGACGCGCTCGTGGGGACCACGACCCGCGGGGACGTGTTCGTCGACGGCGGCAACTCTTTCTACAAGGACTCGATGCGCCGCGCCGAGGCGCTCGCCGCGCGCGGCCAGCACCTGCTCGACGTGGGCACGAGCGGCGGTGTGTGGGGCCGCGAGCACGGCTACTGCCTGATGGTCGGCGGTGCGCCCGAGGCGTTCGCCCGCGCGCGACCGGCGCTCGAGACGCTCGCCCCGCCGAACGGCTTCGCGCACGTCGGCGCCAGCGGCGCCGGGCACTTCTGCAAGATGGTGCACAACGGCATCGAGTACGGCCTCATGCAGGCCTACGCCGAGGGCTTCGCGCTGATGGAGGCGTCGCAGTTCGGCTTCGATCTCGCGAAGGTCGCGACGTTGTGGAACCAGGGCAGCGTGGTGCGCTCGTGGCTGCTCGAGCTCGCACAGCGCGCGCTCGAGGACGATCCGCGTCTCGAGAAGGTCTCGGCGTGGGTCGACGACACCGGCGCCGGTCGATGGACGGTGCAGGCCGCGGTGGAGCACGCGGTGCCCACTCCCGCGATCGCCGCGGCGCTCTTCGCGCGCTTCCGATCGCGCGCGGAGCAGAGCTTCGCCGATCGCGTGCTCGCGACGCTGCGCAAGCAGTTCGGAGGTCACGCGATCAAGTCGCGCGGGTGATCGTTCATCAGCGCGCCGGCGAGACCTCGCGCGGTCCGTGGGGATGCC is a window encoding:
- the gnd gene encoding phosphogluconate dehydrogenase (NAD(+)-dependent, decarboxylating); protein product: MQIGFVGLGKMGANMVRRLIERGGHEVVVWDRDPRAIAELARAGARGAESPEDLAQMLAPPRLVWLMVPAGAPVDVALDALVGTTTRGDVFVDGGNSFYKDSMRRAEALAARGQHLLDVGTSGGVWGREHGYCLMVGGAPEAFARARPALETLAPPNGFAHVGASGAGHFCKMVHNGIEYGLMQAYAEGFALMEASQFGFDLAKVATLWNQGSVVRSWLLELAQRALEDDPRLEKVSAWVDDTGAGRWTVQAAVEHAVPTPAIAAALFARFRSRAEQSFADRVLATLRKQFGGHAIKSRG